TCTGGCTTTCATCCTGGCCTACCTTTTCTATCCGGTAGCAAACTTTATCCGGAACACATTCAAGCTCCCCTGGCGGCTGGCCGTCACCCTGATCTATCTGATCATTGTGCTGGCCCTCTTGGGTCTGCTGACCTGGGGCGGGTTGGCGCTGGCTGACCAGATCCAAAATTTGATCGATTTCATTCAAAAGAACATTGATCAGATTCCAATATTAATTGACGACATCACCAGCCAAACCTATGCGATTGGCCCCTGGTCTTTTACCCTTTCCGGCCTGGGCTGGGACGAGATATCCACTGAAATAGTGAGTACCATCCGCCCGGCGATTGGTCAAGTGGGTTCTCTGGCGGGTTCCCTGGCAACCGGGGCAGCGAATGTCATCCTCTGGATGGGTGTTGTGCTGCTGGTTTCCTATTTCCTGCTGGCAGAGACCGAGGGCATTTCCAATCGCTTCCTTAATATCCGTATTCCGGGTTATACAACTGATCTCAAACGGATGGGCCAGGAACTGAGCCGAATTTGGAACGCCTTCCTGCGTGGCCAGTTGATCGTCGTCCTGATCACCATCATCATCTACACCAGTTATCTGGGCATTATGGGGATCCAGTTCTTCTTTGGCCTGGCTTTGGTTGCCGCCATCGGCCGCTTCATCCCCTATGTCGGCGCCTGGATCACCTGGATCACTTATGGCCTGGTGGCCCTGCTGCAAGGACCAACGATCTTCAATCTCTCACCCGGCATCTATGCGATCATTTTGTTGGGTGGTGCGATGTTGATCGACACCCTCCTGGATAACCTGCTGGTGCCAAAGGTGATGTCCGAGAACCTGAAAGTCCACCCGGCGCTGGTCCTGGTTGGCGCATTGCTTGCCTTGAAGTTATTAGGCTTCATCGGCATTTTGCTTGCTGCCCCTGTCCTGGCGACACTGAAGCTGATATTTGGTTATCTGATGAAGAAACTGGTTGATCAGGACCCATGGGAGGAGCTGGACGCTGAAGAGCCCAAAGAACCGGCACGGTGGGCGGTTTTTGTGGATGCCCAGTGGGATCGCTTCAAAGACTGGCTGCTTGGTTTCCTGCAAAAAGTTGGTGCCTGGATTAAAACCCAAGTTATGAAGGTTGTGGATTTCATCAAGTCAAAATTTAAGACTTCTCAAGATAAGAAGAAAAACCGCAAAAACAAAGCTAATAAAGGGTGACATTTCACCCTGTGAAGCACTCTTGAATTGTGTTATAAATGGTACGAATGAAAATTATCTGCCTTAAGGAGTATTGGAATGACTGACTCATTTGAACCCGAAACCAGCACTATTGCTGAAACCGAGAATTACCTGGCTTGGAAAGCTGAAGAACCAGATAGCGAAACAACCTTTCATCTGGAATTGAACAATATCACCCTCCACTTCTTCAAAGAAGAATGGCAGGAATTCCTTGATCTGGTTGATTTGATCCTGGATGAAGAACTCTAATCACAAGAGCGATTAAAACATAAAAGCGTCTCAATTGAGACGCTTTTTAGTTTAATTCCATCGACATCCAGATCAGGGATCGGAATATATTAAAACCCAATGCCTCCAGTTCATCCGTGCGGGTGCCATATGCCACATCCAAGGATAAGGGATGCCGCCGAGGGAGAATTTGCATGATTTCCGGGAATGCCCCCATCAGCAAGCCTGTTCCGGCATCCGGTGCCAGAGCCAGCCACAGGTTATTGGCATAGGTGCTGGTCCTCTGCCAGCTCAGGAACCCCTGGCAGTTTCCATTTCGTTCCAAAGCCCAGTGCTTCAGGTTGATCCCATCGATGAAATTCTTGATCTCTTGAAATGGTCCTGACTCAAATTGCGAAAATTTGACAGGCAAGTTCCAGCGCATTGTCATTGGGTAGGCTGTGGTCAGCCATTGTTTTTGAACCCCCCAATCCGAATCCCGTCGCTTACGAACCTCGATCGCTTCAGTATCATTTTCTTTTGGCTTATGCACATCCACCGGTCGTGCTCGCCAGGTTGTCCTCTTCAGACGATCTACAAAGCCCACCGATCGGTAGAGCGCCAGAGCGGTTTCATCTTCGTTGCGCACCTGCAGCCAAACCCGCGGTTCATGCTTGCGCCGGAGAAGTTCCACTGCCCGGACGGTCAAGGCTTTGCCGATTCCTCTGCGCCGGGCCTCAGGGCGCACGGCCACATTAGCAATCATATGGATCTTATGGCCATTCTCCGTGAACGGGACGAGTGAAATATTCCCCAAGATTTGACCATCTTCTTCCCAGACAAATCCAGCGATCCGATCCCCGCTCAAATCCGCCATCGAACCCAGCCAGCGCATATATTGCATATCTCGAGCGGCCTTACGCATCTGTTTGAGGTAGGTTTGTCCGTCCCGATCCTTATGGATGGGAAAACACATCTCGATCAGGTCAGCGACCGGGTAAAGATCCCGGGTCACATCGAGCGAGCGAATATGTGGGGATTCTGCCAAGGAAGAGTGTTGGGTATCAGACATAAGGCCATTTTACCGCGAATGGATTCCTTACCGCAATGGGAGAATATTAAATAAAAAAACCCCGGGACAGGTCATTGTCCCGGGGAGTTTATCCAAAATATTAATTCGATCTAGGAGCTGCAGAATGACGGCGATAACGATAAACGATACGGCCCCTGGTCAGGTCATAAGGCGAGATTTCCAAACGAACCCTATCGCCCAGCAAAATCCGAATATAATGCCGCCGCATTTTGCCAGAGAGATAAGCTAAGATCTCAGAGCCATTTTCCAATTCAATCCGGAATTGAGTCCCAGGTAAGGCCTCAATCACAGTGCCTTCAACCGTAATTTTATCATCTTCTTTTGCCATTACACCTCCATTGATCTGTAATGCTAATTCGATCAATCACGTCGATGAGATCGCCGGATGGCTTTCTTTTTCTCAATACGCCGCAATTCACTTTTTGAAATGAACCAACGTTTTCGGCGAATGGTGCTCAACACACCACCTTTGACAACTTGCTTTCTAAATCGCCGGAGCAATTGCTCTTGTGATTCATTTGGCCGTAACACGACACGAGCCAAAACCCTCACCTCCCTTCCAAAAGGTGATATGTGGAACCTTCACGGGTTGGGAGGTTTAACCAAACCAACCTTGTATCGTTCCCAAGGCAGAATGGCGCTAAATAACGCTTTGGACGCACCGGGGCTTTATTATACTCTAAATCAAGGAATCTTGCAGGGGATGATGACTGATGAGGTGCGCAGGGACTTTTCCGCCTTAACGAAAAAAGTCCCTTGGCGATGACCTACTCTCCCGGGGGGCTACCCCCCAAGTACCATCAGCGCTGGCGAGCTTAACGACCGGGTTCGGGATGTTACCGGGTGTACCCTCGCCGCTCAAATCACCAAGGGACAATTTCACAAAATAATGTTAAAGATACCAATGAATAATAACGACATTTCAATTGTGGCGAAAAAGCAACGAGTTCTCCACATCACGTGATGAAGCCCTCGATCATTAGTACAGTTTAGCTAAACGTATTGCTACGCTTACACATACTGCCTATCAAGCAGGTGGTCTACCTGCGATCTTACTCCATTTACTGGATTACAGGGATCTAATCTTGGAGCGAGTTTCCCACTTAGATGCTTTCAGCGGTTATCTCTGCCAGACGTAGCTACCCAGCGATGCCGTTGGAACGACAACTGGCACACTAGAGGTCTGTCCACTCCGGTCCTCTCGTACTAGGAGCAGCTCTCCTCAAATCCCTTACGCCCACAGTGGATAGAGACCGACCTGTCTCACGACGGTCTGAACCCAGCTCGCGTACCGCTTTAACGGGCGAACAGCCCGACCCTTGGGACCTTATCCAGCCCCAGGATGCGATGAGCCGACATCGAGGTGCCGAGCCAGGTCGTCGATATGGACTCTTGGACCTGACTAGCCTGTTATCCCCGGGGTAGCTTTTATCCGGTGAGCCACGCCCTTTCCACTCAGAAGCGTGGGATCACTAAGCCCGACTTTCGTCTCTGCTCGACGCGTTGGTCTTGCAGTCAAGCTCCCTTGTGCCTTTACACTCTATGGCTGGTTTCCATTCAGCCTGAGGGAACCTTTGGGCGCCTCCGTTACTCTTTAGGAGGCGACCGCCCCAGTCAAACTGCCCACCTGACACGGTCCCTACGCCGGATAACGGTCGTAGGTTAGGGTCTAAACATTACCAGGGTGGTATTTCACTGACGGCTCCACCAAGGCTAGCGCCCTAGCTTCATAGCCTCCCACCTATCCTCCACAAATAATATCCAAACTCAATGTCAAGCTGCAGTAAAGCTCCACGGGGTCTTTTTGTCCTACTGCGGGTAGGCCGCATCTTCACAGCCATTTCAATTTCGCCGGGTCCTTCGTTGAGACACTGCTCAAGTTGTTACACCGTTCGTGCGGGTCGGAACTTACCCGACAAGGAATTTCGCTACCTTAGGACCGTTATAGTTACGGCCGCCGTTCACCGGGGCTTCAGTTCAAAGCTTCGCTTGCGCTAACCTCTCCCTTTAACCTTCCGGCACTGGGCAGGTGTCAGCCCCTATACATCACCTTACGGTTTTGCAGAGACCTGTGGTTTTGTTAACCAGTCCCTTGAGCCATTTCACTGCGACCCTCCAACGCTCAAGTAAACTTTCACGTCAAAGGGCACCTCTTATCCCGAAGTTACGAGGCTAAATTGCCTAGTTCCTTAACGAAGGTTCTCCCGTTCACCTTGGTATATTCTACCCGTCTACCAGTGTCGGTTTGCGGTACGGGTACTTAATAGTCAACACTTAGAAGCTTTTCTTGGCACTAAGGGTCAGCTCACTTACGTCTTATAGACTCGCAACCATGTCTCAACTCGGTCCGTGGATTTTCCTGCGGACTTCAACGTCTGACACAAGGTTCACCTGAACTTCCAATCTCAGGCTGGCTTACCTCAATGCGTCCCTCCATCGCTCGTATTAAGTAGTACCGGAATGTTGACCGGTTATCCATCGCCTACGCCTCTCGGCCTCGGCTAAGGCCCCGACTAACCCGACGCGGAACGACCTGGCGTCGGAAACCTTAGACATACGGTGAACACGGTTCTCACGTGTTTTACGCTACTCATGCCTGCATTCTCGCTTCTGTCCACTCCAGCTGTCCTTACGGTCAACCTTCACTGCTGACAGAACGCTCCCCTACCGCTCTAGATAAATCTAGAACCCATGGCTTCGGTATCAAGCTTAGCCCCGTTAAATTTTCCGCGCAAGATCACTCGACCAGTGAGCTATTACGCACTCTTTAAAGGATAGCTGCTTCTAAGCTAACCTCCTGGTTGTTTCAGTAACCTCACATCGTTTCCCACTTAGCTTGAATTTGGGGACCTTAGCCGATGGTCTGGGCTCTTTCCCTTTCGACCCCGAAACTCATCTCCCGGAGTCCGACTGCCATGCTCTCGAATAACGGCATTCGGAGTTTGATTGGGTTTGGTAAGCAGTGAGCCCCCTAGCCCATTCAGTGCTCTACCTCCGTTATTTAACACATGACGCTAGCCCTAAAGCTATTTCGGGGAGAACAAGCTATCTCCAAGTTCGTTTGGCATATCACCTCTAACCACAGCTCATCCCCTAATTTTGCAACATTAGTGGGTTCGGTCCTCCACGGGCGTTTAGACCCGCTTCAACCTGGCCATGGTTAGCTCACCTGGTTTCGTGTCTAATCCCTGCGACTGTCGCCCTATTCAGACTCGCTTTCGCTCCGGCTCCGGGTGTAACTCCCTTAACCTTGCCACAGAAATTAACTCGCAGGCTCATTCTCCAAAAGGCACGCCGTCAGGCTTTATAGTGCGCACAGGCTTTCACCATAGCACCAACCTATCATAGCCCTTCGACTGCTTGTAAGCTTACGGTTTCAGGTTCTTTTCACTCCCCTAACAGGGGTACTTTTCACCTTTCCCTCACGGTACTTGTTCACTATCGGTCGTCGAGTGTATTTAGCCTTGGAGAGTGGACTCCCCAGATTCCTACCGGATTAGCGTGCCCGGTAGTACTCAGGTATCCAGCGAGAGTTGATTGGCTTTCGTTTACAGGACTTTCACCTTCTATGGTTGGCTATTCCATACCATTCTACTAGCCGCACATTTTATCACTCTCATATGCCGGACCCTACAACCCCGACACAGTAAACTGCATCGGTTTGGGCTGATCCCCGTTCGCTCGCCACTACTAGGGGAATAATCTCTTTTCCTCTGGGTACTTAGATGTTTCAGTTCCCCAGGTTCCCTTCTGTATGTCTATATATTCAACATACGATGCTATTGGTTCACAATAGCTGGTTTCCCAATTCGGAAATCCCCGGATCATCGCTTGTTCACAGCTTCCCGAGGCTTATCGCAGTGTCCCACGTCCTTCATCGGCACTTGACGCCAAGGCATCCACCGTAAGCTCTTAGTAGCTTCACACGTGATGCGGAGAAATCGATGC
This Chloroflexota bacterium DNA region includes the following protein-coding sequences:
- a CDS encoding AI-2E family transporter, translating into MTSKPQISENPNPNQSSPRWSWTTKLVVGLGLVAIAIWLLVQFQNFLGPIILAFILAYLFYPVANFIRNTFKLPWRLAVTLIYLIIVLALLGLLTWGGLALADQIQNLIDFIQKNIDQIPILIDDITSQTYAIGPWSFTLSGLGWDEISTEIVSTIRPAIGQVGSLAGSLATGAANVILWMGVVLLVSYFLLAETEGISNRFLNIRIPGYTTDLKRMGQELSRIWNAFLRGQLIVVLITIIIYTSYLGIMGIQFFFGLALVAAIGRFIPYVGAWITWITYGLVALLQGPTIFNLSPGIYAIILLGGAMLIDTLLDNLLVPKVMSENLKVHPALVLVGALLALKLLGFIGILLAAPVLATLKLIFGYLMKKLVDQDPWEELDAEEPKEPARWAVFVDAQWDRFKDWLLGFLQKVGAWIKTQVMKVVDFIKSKFKTSQDKKKNRKNKANKG
- a CDS encoding GNAT family N-acetyltransferase, with the translated sequence MSDTQHSSLAESPHIRSLDVTRDLYPVADLIEMCFPIHKDRDGQTYLKQMRKAARDMQYMRWLGSMADLSGDRIAGFVWEEDGQILGNISLVPFTENGHKIHMIANVAVRPEARRRGIGKALTVRAVELLRRKHEPRVWLQVRNEDETALALYRSVGFVDRLKRTTWRARPVDVHKPKENDTEAIEVRKRRDSDWGVQKQWLTTAYPMTMRWNLPVKFSQFESGPFQEIKNFIDGINLKHWALERNGNCQGFLSWQRTSTYANNLWLALAPDAGTGLLMGAFPEIMQILPRRHPLSLDVAYGTRTDELEALGFNIFRSLIWMSMELN
- the infA gene encoding translation initiation factor IF-1; the encoded protein is MAKEDDKITVEGTVIEALPGTQFRIELENGSEILAYLSGKMRRHYIRILLGDRVRLEISPYDLTRGRIVYRYRRHSAAPRSN
- a CDS encoding 30S ribosomal protein S21 encodes the protein MARVVLRPNESQEQLLRRFRKQVVKGGVLSTIRRKRWFISKSELRRIEKKKAIRRSHRRD